The following proteins are co-located in the Pomacea canaliculata isolate SZHN2017 linkage group LG10, ASM307304v1, whole genome shotgun sequence genome:
- the LOC112573508 gene encoding uncharacterized protein LOC112573508 isoform X2 — MDYLCLRCRVDYDKPTVSRVKNSCLDCAVDTHYTWIGHGGVIAVTRTNRKDADGGLLDVKFVLSPNSRIPPQQLFNSKNYPVTLEVLPKSQVDRRAQEMIFQLKDQGNELAQAIAFDKSIPELDDVRQ; from the exons ATGGACTACCTGTGCCTCAGGTGTCGAGTGGATTACGATAAGCCAACCGTGTCGCGAGTGAAAAATTCTTGCCTCGATTGTGCTGTGGATACCCATTACACTTGGATTGGCCATGGTGGTGTGATTGCTGTCACTCGCACGAACCGTAAAGATGCAGATGGAGGACTGCTTGACGTTAAGTTCGTCTTAAGTCCTAACAGCAGAATTCCTCCTCAGCAGTTGTTCAATAGCAAAAATTACCCAGTTACACTTGAAGTCCTTCCTAAGTCACAGGTCGACAG GCGTGCCCAGGAGATGATATTTCAATTGAAAGATCAAGGGAATGAATTGGCCCAAGCCATTGCTTTTGACAAAAGTATTCCAGAGCTTG ACGACGTAAGACAATaa
- the LOC112573508 gene encoding uncharacterized protein LOC112573508 isoform X1: MDYLCLRCRVDYDKPTVSRVKNSCLDCAVDTHYTWIGHGGVIAVTRTNRKDADGGLLDVKFVLSPNSRIPPQQLFNSKNYPVTLEVLPKSQVDRRAQEMIFQLKDQGNELAQAIAFDKSIPELGKPTSLFKMENRRDRN, from the exons ATGGACTACCTGTGCCTCAGGTGTCGAGTGGATTACGATAAGCCAACCGTGTCGCGAGTGAAAAATTCTTGCCTCGATTGTGCTGTGGATACCCATTACACTTGGATTGGCCATGGTGGTGTGATTGCTGTCACTCGCACGAACCGTAAAGATGCAGATGGAGGACTGCTTGACGTTAAGTTCGTCTTAAGTCCTAACAGCAGAATTCCTCCTCAGCAGTTGTTCAATAGCAAAAATTACCCAGTTACACTTGAAGTCCTTCCTAAGTCACAGGTCGACAG GCGTGCCCAGGAGATGATATTTCAATTGAAAGATCAAGGGAATGAATTGGCCCAAGCCATTGCTTTTGACAAAAGTATTCCAGAGCTTGGTAAGCCGACATCTTTGTTTAAGATGGAGAATAGGCGAGACAGAAATTAA
- the LOC112573504 gene encoding helicase with zinc finger domain 2-like has translation MSRRSKKIQINEQPDEGLQTASEQASVEELAHYEVIFTTCAVGGSPKLVEATMGSIFQVIIDECAMSPEPHSLVPIVANKAKQVVLIGDHKQLRPIITCQAAAELGLDQSLFERLYKKSSVKCVFLSTQYRMHPEICEFPSNEFYKGKLKSAPITTRSKFILPIWPLHPKTSEPVPHIFVDVRGEEETLTVSTDEGNERSKSNSAEADKVIQVLTYLKNKCEENKKIIETNSTTSENKSYSIKVLTQYNAQKHLLQEKLSEAIEAQRNSTCKSVLNRYDKKNIPVTTVVSSQGDECDYVVLSTVRSLPSYKIEPHPTQGWCRQNMGFITDQNQVNVALTRARRGLIIVGNAELLRCDPVWNRLITRYKKLGCVFESANFPPTLLAPQPRVRPHRQPVASNEWQQV, from the exons atgtcgCGAAGatccaaaaaaattcaaattaacgAGCAACCAGATGAGGGACTACAAACGGCTTCTGAACAAGCCAGTGTCGAGGAACTGGCTCACTACGAAGTCATCTTCACTACATGTGCTGTTGGTGGCAGTCCAAAACTCGTTGAAGCTACAATGGGCTCCATATTTCAA GTGATCATCGACGAGTGCGCCATGTCACCAGAGCCACACAGTCTGGTGCCCATTGTGGCCAACAAGGCCAAGCAAGTGGTCCTCATCGGAGACCACAAGCAGCTCCGTCCAATCATAACATGTCAGGCAGCAGCAGAGCTGGGACTGGACCAGTCACTCTTTGAACGTTTATACAAAAAGTCTTCAGTGAAGTGCGTCTTCCTCAGCACACAGTACAGAATG CACCCTGAAATCTGCGAGTTTCCATCCAATGAATTCTACAAAGGCAAACTCAAGAGTGCTCCTATCACCACGAGGTCCAAGTTCATTCTCCCAATCTGGCCTCTTCACCCAAAAACTTCAGAACCTGTCCCACACATTTTTGTAGATGTGCGGGGAGAGGAAGAAACACTAACGGTCTCAACCGATGAAGGCAACGAAAGGTCAAAGTCCAACTCCGCTGAAGCAGATAAAGTG ATTCAAGTCTTGACTTACCTGAAGAATAAAtgtgaagagaataaaaagataattgAGACGAACTCCACAACGTCTGAAAACAAGAGTTATTCCATCAAAGTTCTGACTCAGTATAATGCACAAAAGCATCTCCTACAAGAAAAACTGTCAGAAGCAATCGAAGCTCAAAGAAATAGCACCTGTAAATCTGTTCTTAATCGATATGACAAGAAGAACATCCCAGTCACCACTGTCGTCTCCAGTCAGG GTGATGAGTGTGACTACGTGGTTCTTAGTACAGTCCGCTCATTGCCTTCATACAAGATTGAGCCTCATCCCACACAGGGATGGTGCCGCCAGAACATGGGCTTCATCACTGACCAAAACCAAGTCAACGTGGCTCTCACAAGAGCTCGTCGTGGTCTCATAATTGTTG gCAACGCAGAATTACTGAGATGTGATCCTGTATGGAACAGACTTATCACAAGATATAAAAAGCTGGGATGCGTGTTTGAGTCTGCCAACTTCCCACCAACACTGTTAGCACCTCAGCCCAGGGTTAGACCTCATCGTCAGCCAGTGGCTTCTAATGAGTGGCAACAAGTCTGA
- the LOC112573696 gene encoding uncharacterized protein LOC112573696, translated as MFHLKASERTSQSSNRAEISFEEKPWKLKAMIIAWQGSRKKLRKYFRMPKQKLVVTPSGLEAAKDFVTSVRQHVESYTTQGCPQDDLEAAVLERASNTASTLVAGVQEHQEEIYDPRQTLVYIFSAFSVCSRSLKVVVEHGHPGYNLSDIGRKCLLLLQQLQIYCVVKGSLEDPNTEAQNLIWLARLLVNLAFWVERTRPHVSYFIVSEVNARSIIPNIVIPEMRQLHSAALVVVISSWLRMGHSEHNKEFHRLITRGVKVEDLPKQYVARYNTVYAKLLSSCRQYTNALDRARDALSDSKDEEERKEIEQLVSQLESNISEIQDEDIERRRSSITHALRSQSLERVPVRASVRQQATDSRLGTRSLRASAMTQRFNESTPDLRLVGSLVDTSDNDSSTPEPPTYSSESETEDDEETKQIRLSDMTTMTKNQLTNCQRKRSQQ; from the exons atgtttcatttaaaagcGAGTGAAAGGACTTCACAGAGCTCTAACAG AGCTGAAATAAGTTTCGAAGAAAAACCATGGAAGCTGAAGGCGATGATAATCGCTTGGCAAGGTTCAAGGAAGAagttgagaaaatatttcagaatgcCGAAACAAAAATTAGTGGTTACACCTTCAGGCTTAGAGGCGGCCAAAGATTTTGTGACAAGTGTCCGGCAACATGTCGAGAGCTACACAACACAAGGTTGTCCTCAAGATGATCTGGAAGCTGCTGTGCTTGAGAGAGCATCCAACACCGCCTCTACTCTAGTAGCTGGTGTTCAGGAG CACCAGGAAGAAATCTACGATCCTCGTCAAACTTTGGTCTACATTTTCAGTG CTTTCTCTGTGTGTTCACGATCTCTTAAAGTCGTCGTTGAGCATGGACATCCTGGTTACAACCTCTCAGACATCGGGAGAAAGTGTCTTCTCCTCCTACAGCAACTACAGATATACTGTGTAGTGAAGGGCAGTTTGGAAGACCCTAATACTGAAGCTCAG AACCTTATCTGGCTTGCCCGCCTGCTGGTGAATCTGGCTTTTTGGGTGGAGCGCACGAGGCCACACGTTTCGTACTTTATTGTGTCCGAAGTCAACGCCCGTAGCATCATCCCAAACATCGTCATACCAGAGATGAGGCAACTGCACTCTGCAGCACTTGTTGTGGTTATCTCTTCTTGGCTGAGAATG GGACATTCAGAGCATAACAAGGAATTTCATAGACTTATAACCCGAGGAG TGAAAGTCGAAGATCTTCCAAAGCAATATGTGGCTAGGTACAATACTGTATATGCCAAGCTGCTTAGCAGCTGTCGCCAATATACAAATGCTCTTGACAGGGCAAGAGATGCACTGAGCGACTCAAag gatgaagaggaaagaaaagaaattgaacaGCTAGTCTCACAGCTCGAATCAAACATCTCAGAAATCCAGGATGAAGACATAGAAA GAAGACGATCGTCGATTACACACGCTCTTCGAAGTCAATCCCTCGAAAGAGTGCCTGTGAGGGCCAGTGTTAGACAACAAGCAACAGATAGTCGTCTTGGAACTCGTTCTTTGCGGGCGTCAGCAATGACACAGAGATTCAATGAAAGCACCCCTGATTTAAGACTCGTCGGCAGCCTTGTGGACACCTCTGATAATGACTCATCAACACCTGAGCCTCCTACTTACAGCAGTGAATCTGAGACAGAGGATGACGAAGAGACGAAACAAATCAGATTATCAGatatgacgacgatgacgaagaaCCAGCTGACGAATTGTCAGAGGAAACGGTCTCAACAGTGA
- the LOC112573502 gene encoding helicase with zinc finger domain 2-like, translating into MDDEKEWFEKSVEGLESVEENFSSENDVELSPQQKELFEKDSDRNSFYYPLHKDADYLDALVKSNPDKYKRCQLKIEFSHKSVARVLDKGSKFSEILICGRSKCGQTYMDDEVVVEVLAEPGQARELQTNETPGQEEQEDVEKMAHGCVVGMYPSRRMRFKDVEHPVLTCTLDEIESHLMKPLCKTVPKIHVMNDKVKEKYPALTKHRVEIKQIVNGKVEFKQFLNVDPDKREQYVFKVVILSWRMQSIYPLGAILEACIGGRDFASGLQVLTMQHSVPGVYPRQVIRETQALKLEDFPQRTERLDLTSRRVFTIDPPGSQDLDDALSIWKTKSGFIVGIHIADVASFVKVGTAVDEEAKRRAFTFYPGRRKPRPMFPEPLSHGVLSLLPGQERLALSVFFCFDKKGSLNMDEEPRVKKTIIKSTRQFSYEEIQKVIDGDQQIDVDQDTRKDVLDLHMIASQLREARIGKGGLFVPFEDPRLHDIDNVADSLQAHSLVEEFMVLTNKSVAKRLRQKFPHVMILRSHKPPTYEQLAEWREKEGNIANLVIQLQGKKTSPSTKLSVSAGVQGHDMFPQNRHVIVQEHLYHRICECLEEENLDEARRLLFMDSLHPLQCLAYQHWMEMMETAEYKCSHGLNQPDHYHFGLDIEYYTHFTSPIRRYVDLHVHRLLHADLDGKAPNCKAEDVVRLCQHLNNVNARQKAFS; encoded by the coding sequence ATGGATGAcgagaaagaatggtttgagAAGAGCGTGGAAGGACTTGAAAGTGTAGAGGAGAACTTTAGTTCAGAGAACGATGTCGAGCTCTCGCCACAACAAAAGGAACTTTTCGAGAAAGACTCGGACAGAAATAGTTTCTATTATCCTTTACACAAAGACGCTGATTATCTGGATGCACTAGTGAAGTCAAATCCTGATAAATACAAACGATGTCAGCTGAAAATCGAGTTTTCGCACAAGTCTGTCGCTAGGGTTCTAGACAAGGGCAGCAAGTTCTCTGAAATTCTCATCTGTGGAAGATCAAAGTGCGGACAAACTTACATGGATGATGAGGTCGTGGTGGAAGTCCTGGCAGAACCAGGACAAGCCCGCGAACTACAGACGAACGAAACACCTGGTCAGGAAGAACAGGAAGATGTGGAGAAGATGGCTCATGGGTGTGTCGTGGGTATGTACCCATCAAGAAGAATGCGGTTTAAAGATGTGGAACATCCAGTCCTGACCTGTACACTGGACGAAATCGAAAGTCATCTCATGAAACCCCTGTGTAAAACTGTTCCCAAAATTCATGTCATGAACGacaaggtaaaagaaaaatatccagCACTGACCAAACATCGCGTGGAGATTAAACAGATAGTGAATGGCAAAGTGGAGTTCAAACAGTTTCTGAACGTTGATCCCGATAAACGAGAGCAGTACGTCTTCAAAGTGGTCATCTTGTCTTGGAGAATGCAAAGCATTTACCCACTTGGTGCGATTCTGGAGGCTTGTATTGGAGGCAGAGACTTTGCAAGCGGGCTTCAAGTGCTTACAATGCAACACAGTGTGCCTGGTGTCTACCCAAGACAAGTGATTCGTGAAACACAAGCGCTAAAACTTGAAGACTTCCCACAAAGGACTGAAAGACTCGACCTCACGTCAAGAAGAGTTTTCACCATTGACCCACCAGGTTCACAGGATTTGGATGACGCGCTCAGTAtatggaaaacaaaaagtggaTTTATCGTGGGAATTCATATTGCTGATGTGGCATCGTTTGTGAAAGTGGGGACGGCAGTTGATGAAGAAGCGAAACGAAGGGCCTTCACTTTCTATCCAGGTCGACGAAAACCACGACCGATGTTTCCAGAGCCACTCAGTCACGGAGTACTCAGTCTCCTTCCTGGACAAGAACGTCTCGccttgtctgttttcttttgctttgacaAGAAAGGAAGTCTAAATATGGACGAGGAGCCACGagttaagaaaacaataataaagtcaaCACGACAGTTCTCGTATGAGGAGATACAAAAGGTAATTGATGGAGATCAACAAATTGATGTCGACCAAGATACTCGCAAGGACGTTCTGGATCTTCACATGATTGCGTCTCAACTGAGAGAGGCACGAATAGGGAAAGGAGGTCTGTTCGTTCCTTTTGAAGATCCTCGTTTACATGATATAGACAATGTTGCTGACAGTCTCCAGGCTCACTCTCTTGTTGAGGAGTTCATGGTTTTAACCAACAAATCAGTCGCTAAGAGACTAAGACAAAAGTTTCCACATGTGATGATCTTACGATCACATAAGCCACCAACTTATGAACAGTTAGCAGAatggagagagaaggaaggaaacatAGCAAATCTCGTAATTCAACTGCAAGGCAAGAAAACAAGTCCTTCAACCAAGTTGTCTGTATCAGCTGGTGTCCAGGGACATGACATGTTTCCCCAGAACAGACACGTCATCGTCCAGGAACACTTGTATCACAGGATATGTGAATGTCTGGAGGAGGAAAACTTGGATGAGGCTCGCAGACTTCTTTTTATGGACTCCTTGCATCCACTACAGTGTCTTGCATACCAGCACTGGATGGAGATGATGGAAACAGCCGAGTACAAATGTTCTCACGGTCTAAACCAGCCTGACCACTACCACTTTGGCCTTGACATTGAGTACTACACACATTTCACGTCTCCTATCAGGAGGTACGTTGACCTGCATGTCCATCGTCTCCTACACGCTGACTTGGATGGCAAGGCACCAAACTGCAAGGCTGAAGATGTTGTGCGGCTGTGTCAGCACCTAAATAATGTGAATGCCAGACAGAAGGCTTTTAGCTAG